A section of the Cyanobium sp. AMD-g genome encodes:
- a CDS encoding iron uptake porin has product MKPFQQLLLAPVALGLLSPLAASAGEISPSQRAEISTYMEQQDIDRFKAWEAQNQVTSVNQFSDVKPTDWAFQALSNLVDRYGCVAGYPNGTFKGGQAMTRYEAAALLNACLDRITEVTDELKRLMDEFEKELAVLRGRVDGLEAKVGELEATQFSTTTKLQGDAVFVIGSNSFGGNQGLPNPAVGVPAAAANAFPANNRRNWGATVFNYDLRLNFLTSFTGKDLLYTRLRSGNFNNSPFGGQPYNLMALDRAFSPVGGADVVNIDRLYYRFPIGRDFTALIGARARNTEFLAITPWFYRSEILDVFTLHGAPGAYNKATGSTFGLMWKQNVKKGKPFFAVSTAYVAPNGDNGNPNAGGLLGERSRGTWTTQAGVAGKNWRFAFAWSYVQCGQNFRRGTSFAQPGVDCTSITNNFLGSENFGTSAAYSNNFATTFAWQPKKSGWIPSINLGWGYNAMTQPELNPQTLTIGRGATAVRVPTFNTVPTFNQSANRGASQSWSVGLQWSDAFIKGNALGMAVGQPVFATSLRNGQTPQDGNYAWEWWYRFQVTDNISVTPAIFYLSRPNGQFTTIGQSSSVLGGLIQTQFKF; this is encoded by the coding sequence ATGAAACCCTTCCAGCAACTTCTGCTGGCGCCGGTGGCCCTTGGGCTGCTGTCGCCACTTGCCGCTTCGGCCGGTGAAATCTCCCCCTCCCAGAGGGCTGAGATCTCCACCTACATGGAGCAGCAGGACATCGATCGCTTCAAGGCCTGGGAAGCCCAGAACCAGGTCACGAGCGTCAACCAGTTTTCCGACGTCAAGCCCACCGACTGGGCCTTCCAGGCCCTGTCCAACCTGGTCGACCGCTACGGCTGCGTCGCCGGCTACCCCAACGGCACCTTCAAGGGCGGCCAGGCCATGACCCGCTACGAAGCGGCGGCCCTGCTGAACGCCTGCCTCGACCGGATCACCGAGGTGACCGACGAGCTGAAGCGCCTGATGGACGAGTTCGAGAAGGAACTCGCCGTGCTGCGCGGCCGGGTGGATGGCCTGGAGGCCAAGGTGGGTGAGCTGGAAGCCACCCAGTTCTCCACCACCACCAAGCTCCAGGGTGATGCCGTCTTCGTGATCGGCTCCAACAGCTTCGGTGGCAACCAGGGCCTGCCGAACCCGGCCGTCGGCGTCCCCGCCGCCGCCGCCAACGCCTTCCCCGCCAACAACCGCCGCAACTGGGGCGCCACGGTCTTCAACTACGACCTGCGCCTCAACTTCCTCACCAGCTTCACCGGCAAGGATCTGCTGTACACCCGTCTGCGCAGCGGCAACTTCAACAACAGCCCCTTCGGCGGCCAGCCCTACAACCTGATGGCGCTGGATCGCGCCTTCTCACCCGTTGGTGGTGCTGACGTCGTCAACATCGACCGTCTCTACTACCGCTTCCCGATCGGCCGTGACTTCACCGCCCTGATCGGCGCCCGGGCCCGCAACACCGAGTTCCTGGCGATCACCCCCTGGTTCTACCGGTCGGAAATCCTCGACGTCTTCACGCTCCACGGCGCCCCCGGTGCCTACAACAAGGCCACCGGTTCCACCTTCGGCCTGATGTGGAAGCAGAACGTCAAGAAGGGCAAGCCCTTCTTCGCGGTCTCCACGGCCTACGTCGCCCCCAACGGTGACAACGGCAACCCCAACGCAGGCGGCCTGCTGGGCGAGCGCAGCCGCGGCACCTGGACCACCCAGGCAGGTGTGGCTGGCAAGAACTGGCGTTTCGCCTTCGCCTGGAGCTACGTCCAGTGCGGCCAGAACTTCCGCCGCGGCACCTCCTTCGCCCAGCCGGGCGTCGACTGCACCAGCATCACCAACAACTTCCTGGGTTCGGAGAACTTCGGCACCAGTGCCGCCTACTCCAACAACTTCGCCACCACCTTTGCGTGGCAGCCCAAGAAGAGCGGCTGGATCCCCTCCATCAACCTGGGCTGGGGTTACAACGCCATGACCCAGCCTGAGCTGAATCCCCAGACCCTCACGATTGGCAGAGGAGCGACCGCGGTGCGGGTGCCGACCTTCAACACGGTCCCGACCTTCAACCAGTCGGCCAACCGCGGCGCCAGCCAGTCCTGGAGCGTGGGCCTGCAGTGGTCCGATGCGTTCATCAAGGGCAACGCCCTCGGCATGGCCGTCGGTCAGCCGGTGTTCGCCACCTCGCTGCGCAACGGTCAGACCCCCCAGGACGGCAACTACGCCTGGGAGTGGTGGTACCGGTTCCAGGTCACCGACAACATCAGCGTGACCCCGGCGATCTTCTACCTGAGCCGCCCCAACGGCCAGTTCACCACCATCGGCCAGTCGAGCAGCGTGCTCGGCGGCCTGATCCAGACCCAGTTCAAGTTCTGA
- a CDS encoding iron-sulfur cluster assembly accessory protein — protein MSSSTQTPTSSPAATLPAETAVTHTGVDGKGILITEPAMRQLGTLMASQGGQKVLRVGVRSGGCSGMSYTMDFIDGSEILPDDETYTYEPAGAPSFRVVSDPKSLLYIYGMQLDFSSALIGGGFNFTNPNASQTCGCGSSFAV, from the coding sequence ATGAGCAGCTCCACCCAGACCCCCACCTCCAGCCCGGCAGCGACCTTGCCGGCCGAAACGGCCGTCACCCACACCGGTGTGGATGGCAAGGGCATCCTGATCACCGAACCCGCCATGCGCCAGCTCGGCACCCTGATGGCCTCCCAGGGGGGCCAGAAGGTGCTGCGGGTGGGCGTGCGCTCCGGCGGCTGCAGCGGCATGAGCTACACGATGGATTTCATCGACGGATCGGAAATCCTTCCCGACGACGAGACCTACACCTACGAACCCGCCGGCGCCCCCAGCTTCCGGGTGGTCAGTGACCCCAAAAGCCTGCTGTACATCTACGGCATGCAGCTGGATTTCTCCTCGGCCCTGATCGGCGGCGGCTTCAACTTCACCAACCCCAACGCCTCCCAGACCTGCGGCTGCGGCAGCTCCTTCGCCGTCTGA
- a CDS encoding lipid-A-disaccharide synthase-related protein codes for MPLSPAPRILLISNGHGEDLNGGLIADGLRQCAPGVELAALPIVGAGSAYARRALPLLFQGRTLPSGGMVYQGLNIWKDLAAGWLQQSVAQLWTAWRQGRHYDLVVSIGDHVPLIFALLTGRPTVVFLVSTSSFYEGRLRLSALTRWCCRRRRVRVVLTRDAFSARDLQAQGLTKALFRGYPIMDMPPPDPGQVARQEGTRTLALVPGSRFPEALHNLVLMLRLCSQLGGLAGDGRWRFLVAVVESPHWRELEPLAASVGWQVDLAGGALRSASGRLEVRLLPGGLASILAASDLVVGMAGTAVEQAVGCGLPVVQLVGRGPQFSYAFAESQMRLLGPTVHTVGRRPAERGELQEAADLILRLLADADLPARCAEAALERVGPPGGSRRIAETVLDTLAQGRAVLS; via the coding sequence GTGCCCCTTTCCCCTGCTCCCAGGATCCTGCTGATCAGCAACGGTCATGGCGAGGATCTCAATGGGGGATTGATTGCCGACGGCCTGCGCCAGTGTGCGCCCGGGGTGGAACTGGCGGCCCTGCCGATCGTCGGTGCCGGCTCGGCCTACGCACGCCGGGCCCTGCCGCTCCTGTTCCAGGGCCGAACCCTGCCGTCCGGAGGCATGGTGTACCAGGGCCTCAACATCTGGAAGGATCTGGCCGCCGGCTGGCTGCAGCAGAGCGTGGCCCAGCTCTGGACGGCCTGGCGCCAGGGACGCCACTACGACCTGGTGGTGAGCATCGGCGACCACGTCCCGCTGATCTTCGCCCTGCTCACCGGTCGCCCGACGGTGGTGTTCCTGGTCTCCACCTCGAGCTTTTACGAGGGTCGGCTGCGGCTCTCGGCTCTCACCCGCTGGTGCTGCCGCCGCCGGCGGGTGAGGGTGGTGCTGACCCGCGATGCCTTCAGCGCCCGCGACCTCCAGGCCCAGGGACTGACCAAGGCCCTGTTCCGCGGCTACCCGATCATGGACATGCCTCCCCCTGACCCTGGCCAGGTGGCCCGTCAGGAGGGCACCCGCACGTTGGCGCTGGTGCCGGGCAGCCGCTTCCCGGAGGCCCTGCACAACCTCGTTCTGATGCTGCGGCTCTGCAGCCAGCTGGGCGGCCTGGCCGGGGATGGCCGCTGGCGCTTTCTCGTCGCCGTTGTGGAGAGTCCCCACTGGCGGGAACTGGAACCCCTGGCCGCGTCCGTGGGCTGGCAGGTGGATCTTGCCGGTGGCGCGCTCCGCTCCGCCTCCGGTCGGCTGGAGGTGCGCCTGCTGCCGGGGGGGCTGGCATCGATCCTGGCCGCCAGTGATCTGGTGGTGGGCATGGCCGGCACCGCCGTGGAGCAGGCGGTGGGCTGCGGACTGCCGGTGGTGCAGTTGGTGGGACGCGGACCCCAGTTCAGCTATGCCTTCGCCGAATCCCAGATGCGGTTGCTGGGTCCCACGGTCCACACCGTCGGGCGGCGGCCGGCCGAGCGCGGCGAGCTCCAGGAGGCCGCCGATCTGATCCTGCGCCTGCTGGCCGACGCCGACCTGCCGGCGCGCTGTGCCGAGGCGGCCCTTGAGCGGGTCGGGCCGCCGGGGGGCTCACGGCGGATCGCTGAAACCGTGCTCGACACCCTTGCCCAGGGACGAGCGGTGCTCAGCTGA
- the zds gene encoding 9,9'-di-cis-zeta-carotene desaturase, with protein sequence MRVAIVGAGLAGLSAAVDLVDAGHAVDLYESRPFMGGKVGSWVDPDGNHIEMGLHVFFFNYANLFALMRKVGAFDNLLAKEHWHLFVNRGGDLRALDFRFPVGAPFNGLKAFFTTSQLDWIDKLRNALALGTSPIVRGLVDYEGAMKVIRSLDAISFQQWFLSHGGSPRSIQRMWNPIAYALGFIDCEAISARCMLTIFMMFASRTEASKLNLLKGSPHRWLTGPILDYIQARGGRLHLRHRVSEVRHEERNGQTVVTSLVLGTPEGEKRVEADAYLAACDVPGAQRLLPQAWRRFPEFAAIDRLETVPVATVQLRYDGWVTELGDGAGPQARRADLGRPAGLDNLLYTADADFSCFADLALASPVDYRREGLGSLLQCVLTPGDPWIPLKTEEIVAHTDRQVRELFPSAAGLQLVWSNVVKLAQSLYREAPGMEPFRPDQRTPVPNFFLAGSYTRQDYIDSMEGATMSGRLAAAAILNQPVALATCAAVA encoded by the coding sequence GTGCGGGTCGCCATCGTGGGTGCGGGTCTGGCCGGTCTGAGCGCGGCCGTCGATCTGGTCGATGCCGGTCATGCGGTCGATCTGTATGAATCCCGTCCGTTCATGGGGGGCAAGGTCGGCAGTTGGGTGGACCCGGACGGGAACCACATCGAGATGGGGCTGCACGTCTTCTTCTTCAACTACGCCAACCTCTTCGCCCTGATGCGCAAGGTGGGTGCGTTCGACAACCTCCTGGCCAAGGAGCACTGGCACCTGTTCGTCAACCGCGGCGGCGACCTGCGCGCCCTGGATTTCCGCTTTCCCGTGGGGGCGCCGTTCAACGGCCTCAAGGCCTTCTTCACCACGTCCCAGCTCGACTGGATCGACAAGCTGCGCAATGCCCTCGCCCTGGGGACGAGCCCGATCGTCCGGGGGCTGGTCGATTACGAGGGGGCGATGAAGGTGATCCGTTCCCTTGATGCCATCAGCTTCCAGCAGTGGTTCCTCAGCCACGGGGGCAGCCCCCGCAGCATTCAGAGGATGTGGAATCCGATCGCGTACGCGCTCGGATTCATCGACTGCGAGGCCATTTCGGCCCGCTGCATGCTCACCATCTTCATGATGTTCGCCTCCAGAACGGAGGCCTCCAAGCTCAACCTGCTCAAGGGTTCCCCCCACCGCTGGCTGACCGGTCCGATCCTCGACTACATCCAGGCCCGGGGCGGCCGGCTGCACCTGCGCCACCGGGTCAGCGAGGTCCGCCACGAGGAGCGCAACGGCCAGACCGTCGTCACCTCCCTGGTGCTGGGCACTCCGGAGGGGGAGAAGCGGGTGGAGGCCGACGCCTATCTGGCCGCCTGCGATGTGCCCGGAGCCCAGCGGCTGCTGCCCCAGGCCTGGCGCCGTTTCCCCGAGTTCGCCGCCATCGACCGGCTGGAAACGGTGCCGGTGGCCACCGTCCAGCTCCGTTACGACGGCTGGGTGACCGAACTGGGCGATGGGGCCGGACCCCAGGCCCGCCGCGCCGACCTGGGCCGTCCGGCCGGTCTCGACAACCTTCTCTACACGGCGGATGCCGACTTCAGCTGTTTCGCCGATCTGGCGCTGGCCAGTCCTGTCGATTACCGGAGGGAGGGCCTCGGCTCCCTGCTTCAGTGCGTGCTAACCCCTGGGGATCCCTGGATCCCGTTGAAAACCGAGGAGATCGTCGCCCACACCGATCGCCAGGTGCGTGAATTGTTTCCCTCCGCCGCCGGGTTGCAACTCGTCTGGAGCAACGTGGTGAAACTGGCCCAGTCGCTGTACCGGGAAGCCCCCGGCATGGAGCCCTTCCGCCCCGACCAACGCACCCCCGTGCCCAACTTCTTCCTTGCCGGCAGCTACACCCGCCAGGACTACATCGACTCGATGGAAGGGGCCACCATGAGCGGCCGGCTGGCGGCGGCTGCCATCCTGAATCAACCCGTGGCGCTCGCCACCTGCGCGGCGGTGGCCTAG
- a CDS encoding TIGR01777 family oxidoreductase, with protein MRLLLLGCTGFVGRELVPFLLNLGHQLTLVSRQPRPDSEAADPRITNLCLDLADPASWSQPPLLEALAAADGVVNLAGESIADQRWTPAYRQRLLDSRLVTTTQLVRAMANLAKPPSVLVSGSAVGYYGTSLDRCFTEASPPGDDFLGRLCARWEAATQVAPEACRVVVLRIGIVLGPDGGALGKMLPVFRAGFGGPVGSGQQWMSWIQRHDLCRLIATALEDASFAGPYNAVAPEPTRMAIFASTLGRVLGRPSLLPVPGPLLQLLLGDGAKVVLEGQQVKPERLVSQGFHFQFTDLSAALAAATSPAHR; from the coding sequence ATGCGCTTGCTTCTGCTCGGATGCACCGGTTTCGTCGGCCGGGAGCTGGTGCCGTTCCTGCTCAACCTTGGCCACCAACTCACCCTGGTGAGCCGCCAGCCCCGGCCCGACAGCGAGGCGGCCGATCCAAGAATCACCAATCTCTGTCTTGATCTGGCCGACCCGGCCAGTTGGAGCCAGCCCCCCTTGCTTGAGGCGCTGGCAGCGGCCGATGGGGTGGTCAACCTGGCCGGGGAGTCGATCGCCGACCAGCGCTGGACCCCCGCCTACCGCCAGCGGCTGCTCGACAGCCGTCTGGTCACCACGACGCAGCTGGTGCGGGCGATGGCGAATCTGGCCAAGCCTCCCTCGGTGCTGGTGAGCGGATCGGCTGTGGGGTATTACGGCACCAGCCTGGACCGGTGCTTCACGGAAGCCAGCCCGCCGGGCGACGATTTCCTCGGCCGGCTCTGCGCCCGCTGGGAAGCCGCCACCCAGGTCGCCCCCGAAGCCTGCCGGGTCGTGGTGTTGCGGATCGGCATCGTCCTCGGCCCCGACGGCGGTGCCCTCGGCAAGATGCTGCCCGTGTTCCGGGCCGGATTCGGCGGGCCGGTGGGCAGCGGCCAGCAATGGATGAGCTGGATCCAGCGCCACGATCTCTGCCGGCTGATCGCCACCGCCCTGGAGGACGCCTCCTTTGCCGGTCCTTACAACGCCGTGGCCCCAGAGCCCACCCGGATGGCGATCTTCGCCTCCACCCTCGGTCGCGTCCTCGGCCGGCCCAGCCTGCTACCCGTGCCAGGCCCCCTGCTGCAACTGCTGCTCGGCGATGGCGCCAAGGTGGTGCTGGAGGGGCAGCAGGTGAAGCCCGAGCGGCTGGTGTCCCAGGGCTTCCACTTCCAGTTCACCGACCTCAGCGCTGCCCTCGCCGCTGCCACCAGCCCAGCCCACCGCTGA
- a CDS encoding J domain-containing protein: MARTPADHYATLGVPPGATTAEIKAAYRTLVKQHHPDAGGDQRTILALNAAWEVLRDGDRRRHYDHGAGLGVGVPPHPAGPGNGAAQGRRRGAGAASDEELLGWLQQVYVPIDRLIGQVINPFPAQLRSLAADPYDDDLMEAFCAFLEQSRSRMEKVEALYRSRACPAAARGFGLSLYHCLSQVQDALVELERYTMGYVDSYLHDGKEMLREARLRRSRLKEERRRVEL, encoded by the coding sequence ATGGCCAGGACCCCAGCCGACCACTACGCCACCCTCGGGGTACCCCCCGGGGCCACCACCGCCGAGATCAAGGCCGCCTACCGCACGCTTGTCAAACAGCATCATCCGGATGCCGGTGGTGATCAGCGCACGATCCTGGCCCTCAATGCCGCCTGGGAAGTGCTCAGGGACGGCGACCGTCGCCGCCATTACGACCATGGCGCCGGCCTGGGGGTTGGGGTCCCGCCGCACCCCGCCGGCCCGGGCAACGGAGCAGCGCAGGGCCGTCGCCGGGGCGCGGGGGCGGCCAGCGATGAGGAGCTGCTGGGCTGGCTCCAGCAGGTGTATGTGCCGATTGATCGGTTGATCGGCCAGGTGATCAATCCCTTCCCGGCCCAGCTGCGCTCCCTGGCGGCCGATCCCTACGACGACGACCTGATGGAGGCGTTCTGCGCCTTCCTAGAGCAGAGCCGCTCGCGGATGGAGAAAGTGGAGGCGCTTTACCGGTCCCGGGCCTGCCCGGCGGCGGCGCGGGGGTTTGGCCTCAGCCTCTACCACTGCCTCAGCCAGGTGCAGGATGCCCTGGTGGAACTGGAGCGCTACACCATGGGCTACGTGGACAGCTACCTTCACGACGGCAAGGAGATGCTGCGCGAAGCCAGGTTGCGCCGCAGCCGACTGAAGGAGGAACGGCGCCGGGTGGAGCTCTAG
- a CDS encoding iron uptake porin, with amino-acid sequence MKPFQQLLLAPVALGLLSPLAASAGEISPSQRAEISTYMEQQDIDRFKAWEAQNQVTSVNQFSDVKPTDWAFQALSNLVDRYGCVAGYPNGTFKGGQAMTRFEAAALLNACLDRITEVTDELKRLMDEFEKELAVLRGRVDGLEAKVGELEATQFSTTTTLQGEATFVIGANSFGGNQSLPNPAPGVPAAAANAFPANNRRDWGATVFNYDVRLNFLTSFTGKDLLYTRLRSGNANNSPFNGQPYNLMALDKLTAPTAGADTVFIDRLYYRFPIGRDVTALIGPKARATEFLAISPWFYKSEILDVFTLHGAPGAYNKATGSTFGLMWKQKVPKGKPFFAVSTAYVAPVADNGNPNQGGLLNERSRGTWTTQAGISGQQWRFAVAWSYVQCGQNFRRGTSFAQPAVGCTSITNNFLGSENFGTSAAYSNNFATTFAWQPKKSGWIPSISLGWGYNAMTQPQLNPVLARVNGINVPVRDTVPTFNQSANRGASQSWSVGLQWSDVFAKGNEAGMAVGQPVFTTSLRNGETPQDGNFVWEWWYKFQVTDNISVTPALFYLSRPNGQFTTAGQSSSVLGGLIQTQFRF; translated from the coding sequence ATGAAACCCTTCCAGCAACTTCTGCTGGCTCCGGTGGCCCTTGGGCTGCTGTCGCCACTTGCCGCTTCCGCCGGTGAAATCTCCCCCTCCCAGAGGGCTGAGATCTCCACCTACATGGAGCAGCAGGACATCGATCGCTTCAAGGCCTGGGAAGCCCAGAACCAGGTCACGAGCGTCAACCAGTTTTCCGACGTCAAGCCCACCGACTGGGCCTTCCAGGCCCTGTCCAACCTGGTCGACCGCTACGGCTGCGTCGCCGGCTACCCCAACGGCACCTTCAAGGGCGGCCAGGCCATGACCCGGTTTGAGGCGGCGGCCCTGCTGAACGCCTGCCTCGACCGGATCACCGAGGTGACCGACGAGCTCAAGCGCCTGATGGACGAGTTCGAGAAGGAACTCGCCGTGCTGCGCGGCCGGGTGGATGGCCTGGAGGCCAAGGTGGGTGAGCTGGAAGCCACCCAGTTCTCCACCACCACCACGTTGCAGGGCGAAGCCACCTTCGTGATCGGAGCCAACAGCTTCGGCGGCAACCAGAGCCTGCCGAATCCGGCCCCGGGCGTGCCTGCCGCCGCCGCCAACGCCTTCCCGGCCAACAACCGGCGCGACTGGGGCGCCACGGTGTTCAACTACGACGTCCGCCTCAACTTCCTCACCAGCTTCACCGGCAAGGATCTGCTGTACACCCGCCTGCGCAGCGGCAATGCCAACAACAGCCCCTTCAATGGCCAGCCCTACAACCTGATGGCGCTGGACAAGCTCACGGCGCCCACGGCCGGAGCCGACACCGTCTTCATCGACCGCCTCTACTACCGCTTCCCGATCGGCCGTGACGTCACCGCCCTGATCGGCCCGAAGGCCCGCGCGACCGAGTTCCTGGCCATCTCACCCTGGTTCTACAAGTCCGAGATCCTCGATGTCTTCACCCTGCACGGTGCCCCGGGCGCCTACAACAAGGCCACGGGTTCCACCTTCGGCCTGATGTGGAAGCAGAAGGTTCCGAAGGGCAAGCCCTTCTTCGCGGTCTCGACGGCCTATGTGGCCCCCGTCGCCGACAACGGCAACCCCAACCAGGGGGGCCTGCTGAACGAGCGCAGCCGCGGCACCTGGACCACCCAGGCCGGTATCTCCGGCCAGCAGTGGCGTTTTGCCGTCGCCTGGAGCTACGTCCAGTGCGGCCAGAACTTCCGCCGCGGCACCTCCTTCGCCCAGCCGGCCGTCGGCTGCACCAGCATCACCAACAACTTCCTGGGTTCGGAGAACTTCGGCACGAGTGCCGCCTACTCCAACAACTTCGCCACCACCTTCGCGTGGCAGCCCAAGAAGAGCGGCTGGATCCCCTCCATCAGCCTGGGCTGGGGTTACAACGCCATGACCCAGCCCCAGCTGAATCCCGTCCTGGCCAGGGTCAACGGCATCAACGTGCCGGTGCGCGACACGGTGCCGACCTTCAACCAGTCGGCCAACCGGGGCGCCAGCCAGTCCTGGAGCGTGGGCCTGCAGTGGAGCGACGTGTTCGCCAAGGGCAACGAAGCGGGCATGGCGGTGGGCCAGCCGGTGTTCACCACCTCGCTGCGAAACGGCGAGACCCCCCAGGACGGCAACTTCGTCTGGGAGTGGTGGTACAAGTTTCAGGTCACCGACAACATCAGCGTGACCCCGGCCCTGTTCTATCTGAGCCGCCCCAATGGCCAGTTCACCACCGCCGGCCAGTCGAGCAGTGTGCTCGGCGGCCTGATCCAGACCCAGTTCAGGTTCTGA
- a CDS encoding M48 family metallopeptidase — protein MTAQQDSRFDQAIARYQQGAAPEDLIDEFLQITAQEPRQSAGWTCLAWLQLLLDQPQAALPSARNAVKLNPQDPQARINLSVAMLETGAKGVREHIDMVKRVMLMAPELAGELQGSIADGLQRRPGWQALEKVKAWLS, from the coding sequence ATGACGGCCCAGCAGGACTCCCGCTTCGACCAGGCCATCGCCCGCTACCAGCAGGGTGCGGCTCCCGAGGACCTGATCGATGAGTTCCTGCAGATCACAGCCCAGGAACCGCGGCAGTCGGCGGGATGGACCTGCCTGGCCTGGTTGCAGCTGCTGCTCGACCAACCCCAGGCGGCCCTGCCCTCGGCCCGCAACGCGGTGAAACTCAATCCCCAGGATCCGCAGGCCCGCATCAACCTCAGCGTGGCGATGCTGGAGACCGGCGCCAAGGGGGTTCGGGAGCACATCGACATGGTGAAACGCGTGATGCTGATGGCGCCCGAACTGGCCGGTGAACTGCAGGGCTCGATCGCCGATGGCCTGCAACGGCGGCCGGGCTGGCAGGCCCTGGAGAAAGTGAAGGCCTGGCTCAGCTGA
- a CDS encoding NAD(P)H-quinone oxidoreductase subunit O codes for MVDSAPAAAPGLKKGALVRVNRTAYTNSLEAGASDPVAPGYLFEGPGEILAIQGSYAQLRWRRPVPDVWLRLDQLEAMPTA; via the coding sequence ATGGTTGATTCCGCGCCTGCCGCTGCCCCGGGCCTCAAGAAGGGTGCCCTGGTGAGGGTGAACCGAACGGCGTACACCAACAGCCTGGAGGCCGGAGCCAGTGATCCGGTGGCCCCCGGCTATCTGTTCGAAGGGCCAGGGGAGATCCTCGCCATCCAGGGGAGTTACGCCCAGCTGCGCTGGCGCCGGCCCGTGCCGGACGTGTGGCTGCGGCTCGATCAGCTCGAGGCGATGCCCACCGCCTAG
- a CDS encoding iron uptake porin, producing MKLFQQLLVAPAALGLLSPVVVQAAELNIDGVNKYAAEEQVTSINQFSDVKPTDWAFQALSNLIERYGCVAGYPNGTYKGGQAMTRYEAAALLNACLDRITEVTDELKRLMAEFEKELAVLRGRVDGLEAKVGELEATQFSTTTKLTGKATFIMGANSYGGNAQIAPVAGVFLPAVPVSAANPTPTLLPASLVGAGAVIPAFVPGPFGANALGVGYVPNTWANQARQTQGATAFNYDIQLNFDTSFTGKDLLRTRLRAGNFAQGPFGQPVVGLNATEAGFEENCGLGVDCGDVVAINRLFYQFPLGSSFTATIGGRVRQDDMLAVWPSAYPADTVLDIFTYAGAPGTYSLNLGAGGGLWWKSGGFSVSANYVSANGDVGNSIAGTPNCGGIGNACSAQTGTAQIAYTGSNYGIAAAYTYSSGTAGLYPGNGTPLATIFQTNAAATNSVGISAYWQPSTSGWIPSISAGWGINRSNYNGTTNLNGATAFVSTTGITNSTSQSWYVGLQWADVFIKGNSAGMAVGQPTFLTSVSAGPTVFGGPAAATAIVDGNYAWEWWYKFQVTDNISVTPALYYLSAPLGQISKNIGGLPNSGSDFNNFGGFIKTTFKF from the coding sequence ATGAAACTCTTCCAGCAACTGCTGGTCGCCCCTGCCGCTCTCGGTCTGCTTTCGCCCGTTGTGGTGCAGGCCGCCGAGCTCAACATTGATGGCGTCAACAAATACGCCGCCGAGGAGCAGGTCACCAGCATCAACCAGTTCTCCGACGTCAAGCCCACCGACTGGGCCTTCCAGGCCCTCTCGAACCTGATCGAGCGCTACGGCTGCGTTGCTGGTTACCCGAACGGCACCTACAAGGGCGGCCAGGCCATGACCCGCTATGAAGCGGCGGCCCTGCTGAACGCCTGCCTCGACCGGATCACCGAAGTGACCGACGAGCTCAAACGCCTGATGGCCGAGTTCGAAAAGGAACTCGCCGTGCTGCGCGGCCGTGTGGATGGCCTGGAGGCCAAAGTCGGTGAGCTGGAAGCCACCCAGTTCTCCACCACCACGAAGCTGACCGGTAAGGCCACCTTCATCATGGGTGCCAACAGCTATGGCGGTAACGCCCAGATCGCTCCGGTGGCGGGCGTCTTCCTGCCTGCCGTTCCCGTTTCGGCGGCCAATCCAACACCTACCCTGCTTCCCGCCAGCCTCGTCGGCGCCGGCGCGGTGATCCCCGCGTTCGTTCCCGGTCCCTTCGGCGCCAACGCCCTTGGCGTCGGCTATGTGCCTAACACCTGGGCGAACCAGGCCCGTCAGACCCAGGGCGCCACGGCGTTCAACTACGACATCCAGCTCAACTTCGACACCAGCTTCACCGGCAAGGATCTGCTGCGTACCCGCCTGCGCGCCGGTAACTTCGCCCAGGGCCCCTTCGGTCAGCCTGTTGTTGGCCTGAACGCCACCGAAGCCGGCTTTGAAGAGAACTGTGGCCTTGGCGTCGACTGCGGTGACGTGGTCGCGATCAACCGCCTCTTCTACCAGTTCCCCCTGGGCAGCAGCTTCACCGCCACCATCGGTGGTCGGGTTCGTCAGGACGACATGCTCGCCGTGTGGCCTTCCGCCTACCCGGCTGACACCGTCCTCGACATCTTCACCTACGCCGGTGCCCCCGGCACCTACAGCCTCAACCTGGGCGCTGGTGGTGGTCTGTGGTGGAAGAGCGGCGGCTTCAGCGTGAGCGCCAACTACGTCTCCGCCAACGGTGATGTGGGCAACTCCATCGCCGGCACGCCGAACTGCGGTGGCATCGGCAACGCCTGCTCCGCCCAGACGGGTACGGCCCAGATCGCCTACACCGGTTCCAACTACGGCATCGCGGCGGCTTACACCTACTCCTCGGGCACGGCCGGTCTGTACCCCGGCAACGGCACACCTCTGGCCACCATCTTCCAGACCAACGCCGCCGCCACCAACTCGGTGGGCATCAGCGCCTACTGGCAGCCCAGCACCTCCGGCTGGATCCCTTCCATCAGCGCTGGCTGGGGCATCAACCGCAGCAACTACAACGGCACCACCAACCTCAACGGCGCCACGGCGTTTGTTTCCACCACCGGTATCACCAACTCCACCAGCCAGTCCTGGTACGTGGGTCTGCAGTGGGCTGACGTGTTCATCAAGGGCAACTCCGCCGGTATGGCCGTCGGTCAGCCCACCTTCCTGACGTCCGTCAGCGCCGGCCCCACCGTCTTCGGTGGTCCCGCCGCCGCCACTGCCATCGTTGATGGCAACTACGCCTGGGAGTGGTGGTACAAGTTCCAGGTCACCGACAACATCAGTGTGACCCCTGCGCTGTACTACCTGAGCGCTCCCCTGGGCCAGATCTCCAAGAACATTGGTGGTCTGCCCAACAGTGGCTCCGATTTCAACAACTTCGGCGGCTTCATCAAGACCACCTTCAAGTTCTGA